A single genomic interval of Nocardioides nitrophenolicus harbors:
- a CDS encoding thiolase domain-containing protein — protein sequence MEPLILGWSHTAFGKQPDATLESLVVDAGRAALDDAGVAPGEIDLVVLGHFNSGMHPLGFPSALALQIDDGLFGVPALRTENACASGSAAVHTGLAHLLAGRARRVLVVGVEKMTGIPASTVGSALLGADYDLAGGESSTGFAGLFAEVALEYERRYGPVADTLGAIAAKSHRLGAANPFAHLRKDLGEEFCSTTSDRNPVVAAPLRRTDCSPVSDGAAALVLGLEPTSTRHDAVRVAGWAFASDHLPRARRDPLAFAATELAWHRALGDAGVATTDLDLVELHDCFTIAELQMYEVLGLAPRGSGHRALADGLVLPGGVLPVNPSGGLKSKGHPVGATGVSQHVSVAMQLTGTFPGVQIDGARLGAVHNMGGLAVANHVTVLAAR from the coding sequence ATGGAGCCGCTGATCCTCGGCTGGAGCCACACGGCCTTCGGCAAGCAGCCCGACGCCACGCTGGAGTCGCTCGTCGTCGACGCGGGCCGGGCCGCGCTCGACGACGCCGGCGTCGCGCCGGGCGAGATCGACCTCGTCGTGCTCGGGCACTTCAACTCGGGCATGCACCCGCTCGGCTTCCCCTCGGCGCTGGCGCTGCAGATCGACGACGGGCTGTTCGGCGTACCGGCGCTGCGGACCGAGAACGCCTGCGCCTCCGGGTCCGCCGCGGTGCACACCGGTCTCGCCCACCTGCTGGCCGGTCGGGCCCGGCGGGTGCTGGTGGTCGGCGTCGAGAAGATGACCGGGATCCCGGCTTCCACGGTGGGTTCCGCGCTGCTGGGCGCCGACTACGACCTGGCCGGCGGCGAGTCGAGCACCGGCTTCGCCGGGCTGTTCGCCGAGGTGGCGCTGGAGTACGAGCGCCGCTACGGGCCGGTCGCCGACACCCTCGGCGCGATCGCGGCCAAGAGCCACCGGCTCGGTGCGGCCAACCCGTTCGCCCACCTGCGCAAGGATCTCGGTGAGGAGTTCTGCTCGACCACCTCGGACCGCAACCCGGTCGTGGCCGCGCCGCTGCGTCGTACGGACTGCTCGCCGGTGTCGGACGGCGCCGCCGCCCTCGTGCTCGGCCTCGAGCCCACGTCGACGCGGCACGACGCGGTCCGGGTCGCGGGCTGGGCGTTCGCGAGCGACCACCTGCCGCGGGCGCGGCGCGACCCGCTCGCGTTCGCCGCGACCGAGCTCGCCTGGCATCGCGCGCTCGGCGACGCCGGCGTCGCCACGACGGACCTCGACCTGGTGGAGCTGCACGACTGCTTCACGATCGCGGAGCTGCAGATGTACGAGGTGCTCGGCCTGGCCCCGCGCGGCTCCGGGCACCGCGCCCTGGCCGACGGCCTGGTGCTGCCAGGGGGAGTGCTGCCCGTGAACCCCTCGGGCGGCCTCAAGTCCAAGGGCCACCCGGTCGGGGCGACCGGGGTCTCGCAGCACGTGTCGGTCGCCATGCAGCTCACCGGGACCTTCCCCGGCGTGCAGATCGACGGCGCCCGGCTCGGCGCGGTGCACAACATGGGCGGGCTGGCCGTCGCGAACCACGTGACGGTGCTGGCGGCTCGATGA
- a CDS encoding ABC transporter ATP-binding protein yields the protein MLEVRDLVVNYGEAAALRGVDLTVDAGATVSLIGANGAGKSTLVKALMGMQPVTSGSITLDGEDITRRAASDRPRLGMAIVPEGRRLFKEMSVKDNLRLGLHDAAARERSSGGLDLAYDLFPVLRKRSRQLCGTMSGGEQQMVALGRALVSRPRLLILDEPSLGLAPIVVAQVFEVIETVVAQDVTVLLAEQNMHRALGLSDRGYVLADGSVVLEGTGSELLQSDRVRTAYLGES from the coding sequence ATGCTTGAGGTACGTGACCTGGTGGTCAACTACGGCGAAGCCGCCGCCCTGCGCGGTGTGGACCTCACGGTGGACGCGGGCGCGACGGTCTCGCTGATCGGCGCCAACGGCGCCGGCAAGAGCACCCTCGTCAAGGCGCTCATGGGCATGCAGCCGGTGACGTCGGGCTCGATCACGCTCGACGGCGAGGACATCACCCGGCGGGCGGCGTCCGACCGGCCCCGGCTCGGGATGGCGATCGTCCCCGAGGGCCGGCGGCTCTTCAAGGAGATGTCGGTCAAGGACAACCTGCGCCTCGGCCTGCACGACGCGGCCGCGCGCGAGCGCTCGTCCGGCGGGCTCGACCTCGCCTACGACCTGTTCCCCGTGCTGCGCAAGCGCTCCCGCCAGCTGTGCGGGACGATGTCCGGCGGCGAGCAGCAGATGGTCGCGCTGGGCCGGGCACTCGTCTCCCGGCCGCGGCTGCTCATCCTCGACGAGCCGTCGCTCGGCCTCGCGCCGATCGTGGTGGCACAGGTCTTCGAGGTGATCGAGACCGTCGTCGCACAGGACGTCACCGTGCTGCTGGCCGAGCAGAACATGCACCGCGCGCTGGGCCTCTCCGACCGCGGGTACGTGCTCGCCGACGGCTCGGTGGTTCTCGAGGGGACGGGCAGCGAGCTGCTCCAGTCCGACCGGGTCCGTACGGCGTACCTGGGGGAGTCGTGA
- a CDS encoding branched-chain amino acid ABC transporter permease codes for MSVSSMALAQTLLNGALLGCLFGSIALGLSVKWGHLGVADFFHLSLTLLGAYVTYSLVSEQLWDPFLTLVVTVPAFFLIGVGVQWLFLVLEAEAFTSLLITFALFMVTESAVSKIWSPDLLNLRPMLSDGFTTSIRLPEPLPQLAVQPIDLLALGCAVVMVGVSAYALGHTRSGRAVQAMRQDGEIAQTLGVRVVPLTLLVSGLAAATAAVAGMVVALRMPLSPSLPLQWIGVVVVATMLGGLGRPVGALLAAVAVMMIQNAWSLWFPPQWSPAVAFGVLFLFLGAQPAIRLVRESLTARRLA; via the coding sequence ATGTCCGTATCGTCGATGGCGCTTGCCCAGACGCTGCTGAACGGAGCCCTGCTGGGCTGCCTGTTCGGGAGCATCGCGCTGGGCCTGAGCGTCAAATGGGGCCATCTCGGGGTGGCCGACTTCTTCCACCTGTCGCTCACCCTGCTGGGCGCCTACGTCACCTACAGCCTGGTGTCCGAGCAGCTCTGGGACCCGTTCCTGACGCTGGTCGTCACGGTGCCGGCGTTCTTCCTGATCGGCGTCGGCGTGCAGTGGCTCTTCCTGGTGCTCGAGGCGGAGGCGTTCACGTCCCTGCTCATCACCTTCGCGCTGTTCATGGTCACCGAGAGCGCGGTCTCCAAGATCTGGAGCCCGGACCTGCTCAACCTGCGGCCGATGCTGTCCGACGGCTTCACGACGAGCATCCGGCTGCCGGAGCCGCTGCCGCAGCTCGCGGTGCAGCCGATCGACCTGCTGGCGCTGGGCTGTGCGGTCGTGATGGTCGGGGTGTCGGCGTACGCGCTCGGGCACACGCGCTCCGGTCGGGCGGTCCAGGCGATGCGCCAGGACGGCGAGATCGCGCAGACGCTCGGCGTCCGCGTGGTCCCGCTGACGCTGCTGGTCTCCGGTCTGGCGGCGGCCACCGCCGCCGTCGCCGGGATGGTCGTCGCGCTGCGGATGCCGCTCAGCCCCTCGCTCCCGCTGCAGTGGATCGGCGTGGTCGTGGTGGCCACGATGCTCGGCGGCCTGGGCCGTCCGGTCGGTGCGCTGCTGGCGGCGGTCGCGGTGATGATGATCCAGAACGCCTGGTCGCTGTGGTTCCCGCCGCAGTGGTCGCCGGCGGTCGCGTTCGGTGTCCTGTTCCTCTTCCTCGGCGCGCAGCCGGCGATCCGGCTCGTGCGCGAGTCGCTGACCGCGAGGAGGCTCGCATGA
- a CDS encoding branched-chain amino acid ABC transporter permease, translating to MNARVDRVLAGNAGAIVVAALVAIALVPTVGSDFVIAFGFQLVTWIALALSWSLFSGNSGYASFGHGVFFGIGTYATAAMLRHTDAPFVVTLVVAGLAAALLAVVVGLAVFSSPRFAGDLFGLITLAMAFIVITVVSNLAFLDGGTGVFVREQAVGTWIGSSTGHLFVVGTLIAAGTALVALAASRSRWGAALRSIRDDEGVAESLGVPTYRYKVLTFAASAGLAGLAGAPQAIFLGYVEVGAVFTLNIPLLVIMMTILGGITRWWGPLVGAASVVVVRELLLDIGSPELSQIILGVVFVLVIALLPHGISGSLPRSLSVRRRRAASLEGAHR from the coding sequence ATGAACGCCCGGGTGGACCGCGTCCTCGCGGGGAACGCCGGAGCGATCGTCGTCGCCGCCCTGGTCGCGATCGCCCTGGTCCCGACCGTGGGCTCGGACTTCGTGATCGCCTTCGGGTTCCAGCTCGTCACCTGGATCGCGCTCGCTCTGAGCTGGAGCCTGTTCTCCGGCAACTCGGGCTACGCGAGCTTCGGGCACGGCGTGTTCTTCGGGATCGGCACCTACGCCACCGCCGCGATGCTGCGGCACACCGACGCGCCGTTCGTCGTCACGCTCGTCGTGGCGGGCCTGGCCGCCGCGCTGCTGGCGGTCGTCGTCGGGCTGGCCGTGTTCTCCTCGCCCCGCTTCGCGGGCGACCTGTTCGGGCTGATCACGCTGGCGATGGCGTTCATCGTGATCACCGTCGTGTCCAACCTGGCCTTCCTCGACGGCGGGACGGGCGTCTTCGTCCGCGAGCAGGCGGTCGGGACGTGGATCGGCTCGTCGACCGGACACCTGTTCGTGGTGGGCACCCTCATCGCCGCCGGTACGGCGCTCGTCGCGCTCGCCGCGTCGCGCAGCCGGTGGGGCGCGGCCCTGCGCTCCATCCGCGACGACGAGGGCGTCGCCGAGTCGCTGGGCGTGCCGACGTACCGCTACAAGGTGCTGACGTTCGCCGCGAGCGCCGGTCTGGCCGGCCTGGCCGGGGCGCCGCAGGCGATCTTCCTCGGGTACGTCGAGGTCGGCGCGGTCTTCACGCTCAACATCCCCCTGCTCGTCATCATGATGACGATCCTCGGCGGGATCACCCGTTGGTGGGGGCCGTTGGTGGGCGCGGCGTCCGTCGTCGTGGTCCGCGAGCTGCTGCTCGACATCGGCTCGCCGGAGCTCTCGCAGATCATCCTCGGCGTCGTCTTCGTCCTCGTGATCGCGCTGCTCCCGCACGGCATCTCCGGCTCGCTGCCGCGCTCGCTGTCCGTCCGCCGCCGCCGGGCGGCCTCCCTGGAAGGGGCGCACCGATGA
- a CDS encoding HNH endonuclease signature motif containing protein, protein MSTAVLAPSHPLVVCAARVREALAEVADAQPAYLSVAEKERVLVDLAGARAQLAELEARVLAVAGDVAVERGARDVAAWWAHATRTDPRAARAEVHLARALEQRAVVAAGMREGTVSAAQARVIARAVEELPAGLGPELATRAEATLVGYAAHHPPRELKRLGRRILEVVAPEVVEAEEGRRLEDEERRARETASLRFHDLGDGRTRVAGVLPTPVTQRLEHYLQAFTSPRRTGREDPGDGPGVGRGVERLPRHRAYADAFAALLERLDPARLPEHGGDATTVLVTIDLAALWAELGSAEVIGGDGVESISAAQARRLACGAGIVPVVLGGRGEVLDLGRRRRLFSRAQRRALRVRDRRCRAEGCTIPAVWTEAHHLQPWSWGGRTDLGNAVSLCSHHHHRIHDRAYRAERLPSGDVRFHRRP, encoded by the coding sequence ATGTCCACTGCTGTTCTTGCCCCGTCCCATCCGTTGGTGGTGTGCGCTGCCCGGGTTCGGGAGGCGTTGGCGGAGGTCGCTGACGCGCAGCCGGCGTATCTGTCGGTGGCGGAGAAGGAGCGGGTGCTGGTCGATCTGGCCGGGGCGCGGGCGCAGTTGGCCGAGCTCGAGGCGCGGGTGCTGGCGGTCGCTGGTGATGTGGCGGTCGAGCGCGGTGCTCGGGATGTGGCGGCGTGGTGGGCTCATGCCACGCGGACGGATCCGCGGGCCGCGCGTGCCGAGGTCCATCTCGCTCGGGCGCTGGAGCAGCGTGCGGTGGTGGCGGCCGGGATGCGTGAGGGGACGGTGTCGGCGGCGCAGGCGCGGGTGATCGCCCGGGCGGTCGAGGAGCTGCCGGCGGGTCTGGGTCCGGAGCTGGCTACGCGGGCGGAGGCGACGTTGGTGGGCTATGCCGCGCATCATCCGCCGCGGGAGCTGAAGCGGCTGGGGCGCCGGATCCTGGAGGTGGTGGCGCCGGAGGTGGTGGAGGCCGAGGAGGGGCGCCGGTTGGAGGATGAGGAGCGTCGGGCGCGGGAGACGGCGTCGTTGCGGTTCCATGATCTGGGTGATGGCCGGACCCGGGTCGCGGGAGTGTTGCCCACGCCGGTGACCCAGCGGCTGGAGCACTACCTGCAGGCGTTCACCTCACCGCGCCGGACCGGCCGTGAAGACCCTGGTGACGGCCCTGGTGTTGGGCGCGGTGTTGAGCGGCTGCCGCGGCATCGTGCCTACGCGGATGCGTTCGCGGCGTTGTTGGAGCGGCTCGATCCGGCGCGGTTGCCCGAGCATGGTGGGGACGCGACGACGGTGCTGGTCACCATCGACCTGGCCGCGCTGTGGGCCGAGCTCGGGTCCGCTGAGGTGATCGGCGGTGATGGGGTGGAGTCGATCTCGGCGGCGCAGGCGCGGCGGTTGGCGTGTGGGGCGGGGATCGTGCCGGTGGTGTTGGGTGGTCGGGGTGAGGTGCTCGACCTGGGGCGGCGTCGGCGGTTGTTCTCGCGGGCGCAGCGGCGGGCGTTGCGGGTGCGGGATCGGCGGTGTCGGGCCGAGGGCTGCACGATACCGGCGGTGTGGACCGAGGCTCATCATCTTCAGCCGTGGTCGTGGGGTGGGCGGACCGATCTGGGCAACGCGGTCAGTCTGTGTTCGCACCACCATCACCGCATCCATGACCGGGCCTACCGTGCGGAGCGGTTGCCGAGCGGCGACGTCCGGTTCCACCGACGGCCCTGA
- a CDS encoding ABC transporter ATP-binding protein gives MSLLRCTGVTKRFGGVTALAEVDLEVHQGEIVGLVGPNGSGKTTLLSTIAGSLPVTAGTIEFAGRDITRATPHRRAHAGISRTFQVPRPLGSFTVEENVATACMFGRDGLGRNPALERAREVLALVGLAEHAGSEVGKLTLHERKFLEIARAIALDPQLILLDEVLGGLNPSEAALGMELIASLRTRGMSVIYIEHNVRAVSTLADRMYVLNQGRNLADGLPDEVLNDVRVVEAYLGGPVDA, from the coding sequence ATGAGCCTGCTGCGCTGCACCGGCGTCACCAAGCGGTTCGGCGGCGTCACCGCGCTCGCCGAGGTCGACCTCGAGGTCCACCAGGGAGAGATCGTCGGTCTGGTGGGCCCGAACGGCTCGGGCAAGACCACGCTGCTGAGCACGATCGCCGGCTCACTGCCCGTCACCGCGGGCACGATCGAGTTCGCCGGGCGCGACATCACCCGCGCGACGCCGCACCGCCGTGCGCACGCCGGCATCTCCCGCACCTTCCAGGTGCCGCGCCCGCTGGGCTCGTTCACCGTCGAGGAGAACGTCGCCACCGCGTGCATGTTCGGCCGCGACGGGCTGGGTCGGAATCCCGCCCTGGAGCGGGCGCGTGAGGTGCTCGCGCTGGTCGGGCTCGCCGAGCACGCGGGCTCCGAGGTGGGCAAGCTGACCCTGCACGAGCGGAAGTTCCTCGAGATCGCCCGCGCGATCGCGCTCGACCCGCAGCTCATCCTGCTCGACGAGGTGCTCGGCGGGCTCAACCCGAGCGAGGCCGCGCTGGGCATGGAGCTCATCGCGTCGCTGCGCACCCGCGGGATGTCGGTGATCTACATCGAGCACAACGTCCGCGCGGTCTCCACCCTCGCCGACCGCATGTACGTGCTCAACCAGGGCCGCAACCTGGCCGACGGGCTGCCCGACGAGGTGCTCAACGACGTCCGTGTGGTCGAGGCCTACCTGGGAGGACCGGTCGATGCTTGA
- a CDS encoding carboxymuconolactone decarboxylase family protein, giving the protein MTASAAVPLLGRAPWTSAGEVDAAQRALIDMIASAWGDAGLGVSPVDAEGRLTGPFDLMAASPVVGGAVLALAGAFRDGLLTTAEREVAILVVAALDDSPYMRAGHEPLAVAAGVEASVVAAIRASAELPADLPDARWRDVHDVAAELCRTGDLTDASFDRAVRALGWPRLQELVWLVGHYRSLATAQRVARVPDPTSEG; this is encoded by the coding sequence GTGACCGCCTCCGCCGCCGTGCCGCTGTTGGGCCGCGCGCCCTGGACCAGTGCGGGCGAGGTCGACGCCGCCCAGCGGGCGCTGATCGACATGATCGCCTCTGCGTGGGGAGACGCCGGCCTCGGCGTCTCCCCCGTGGACGCCGAGGGCCGGCTGACCGGGCCGTTCGACCTGATGGCGGCCTCGCCGGTGGTCGGCGGCGCGGTGCTCGCGCTGGCCGGCGCCTTCCGCGACGGCCTGCTCACCACGGCCGAGCGGGAGGTGGCGATCCTCGTGGTCGCCGCGCTCGACGACAGCCCCTACATGCGGGCCGGGCACGAGCCGCTCGCGGTCGCCGCGGGTGTTGAAGCCTCGGTGGTGGCGGCGATCCGCGCCTCCGCGGAACTCCCGGCCGATCTGCCCGACGCTCGCTGGCGCGACGTCCACGACGTCGCCGCCGAGCTGTGCCGGACCGGCGACCTGACCGACGCGTCCTTCGACCGCGCCGTCCGCGCGCTCGGCTGGCCGCGGCTGCAGGAGCTGGTCTGGCTCGTCGGCCACTACCGCTCGCTCGCGACCGCGCAGCGCGTCGCGCGCGTCCCCGACCCGACCTCCGAAGGATGA
- a CDS encoding class I adenylate-forming enzyme family protein, with the protein MSPDPVLRDLLAPALTRHAARPALVAGGRTWTYAELDRAARAVATELAARGVTAGSAVALILPNGAEYVVTDLAIALLGAAKVPLNLMLSVDEQAHILTDSGAEVVVVRHDRTAAVDLAAERGAAPQVIVVGGPNDGWSAALGRTPLAELPPVPPDARALVMYTGGTTGLPKGVLHRQRGLAMNLLSHLVEMELTAEDVLLLTSPLPHSAGFLLQTALAKGARVIVEEGFDVERVLDRIEQDGASYLFLVPTMIYRLLDAAVARPDVDTSALRTILYGAAPITPDRLEQGLALFGPVFVQLFAQSEAPNFLTRLRRDDHVAGGRLTSCGQSVLMAEVRVVREDGTACAAGEVGEVTARSPYTMEGYLGRPAETADALRDGWLHTGDLGYLTADGYLHLVDRKKDMIITGGLNVYSSEVEQALARLDGVKEVAVAGVPHPDWGEAVVAFVIPTDDGVTAASILAAARDELSSYKRPKDVVLVASLPTTAVGKVDKKALRAQVRNGEAS; encoded by the coding sequence TTGTCCCCCGATCCCGTGCTCCGGGACCTCCTCGCCCCCGCGCTCACCCGGCACGCCGCGCGCCCCGCGCTCGTCGCCGGCGGCCGCACCTGGACCTATGCCGAGCTCGACCGTGCCGCCCGGGCCGTCGCCACGGAGCTGGCCGCCCGCGGCGTCACCGCCGGCAGTGCCGTCGCGCTGATCCTCCCCAACGGCGCCGAGTACGTCGTCACCGATCTCGCGATCGCCTTGCTGGGCGCGGCGAAGGTCCCCCTCAACCTGATGCTGTCCGTCGACGAGCAGGCCCACATCCTCACCGACTCGGGCGCCGAGGTGGTCGTCGTACGGCACGACCGGACGGCGGCCGTCGACCTCGCCGCGGAGCGCGGCGCCGCCCCTCAGGTGATCGTCGTCGGCGGCCCGAACGACGGCTGGTCGGCCGCGCTGGGCCGCACCCCGCTCGCCGAGCTGCCGCCCGTTCCCCCCGACGCCCGCGCGCTCGTCATGTACACCGGCGGCACCACCGGTCTCCCCAAGGGCGTGCTGCACCGCCAGCGCGGGCTCGCGATGAACCTGCTCTCGCACCTGGTCGAGATGGAGCTCACCGCCGAGGACGTCCTGCTCCTCACCTCGCCCCTGCCCCACAGTGCGGGCTTCCTGCTGCAGACCGCGCTCGCCAAGGGGGCGCGCGTCATCGTCGAGGAGGGCTTCGACGTCGAGCGGGTGCTCGACCGGATCGAGCAGGACGGCGCGAGCTATCTCTTCCTCGTCCCGACGATGATCTACCGGCTGCTCGACGCGGCCGTGGCCCGGCCGGACGTCGACACGAGCGCGCTGCGCACGATCCTCTACGGCGCCGCGCCGATCACGCCGGACCGGCTGGAGCAGGGCCTGGCCCTGTTCGGCCCGGTGTTCGTCCAGCTCTTCGCCCAGTCCGAGGCGCCCAACTTCCTGACCCGGCTGCGTCGCGACGACCACGTCGCCGGCGGCCGGCTGACGAGCTGCGGGCAGTCGGTGCTCATGGCGGAGGTGCGCGTCGTCCGGGAGGACGGGACCGCCTGCGCGGCGGGCGAGGTCGGCGAGGTGACCGCGCGCTCGCCGTACACGATGGAGGGCTATCTCGGCCGCCCCGCCGAGACCGCCGACGCGCTGCGCGACGGCTGGCTGCACACCGGCGACCTGGGCTACCTGACCGCGGACGGCTACCTGCACCTGGTCGATCGCAAGAAGGACATGATCATCACCGGCGGCCTCAACGTCTACTCCAGCGAGGTGGAGCAGGCGCTCGCCCGCCTGGACGGCGTCAAGGAGGTCGCCGTGGCCGGCGTGCCGCACCCGGACTGGGGGGAGGCGGTCGTCGCCTTCGTGATCCCCACCGACGACGGCGTCACCGCCGCGTCGATCCTCGCCGCCGCGCGCGACGAGCTGAGCAGCTACAAGCGACCCAAGGACGTCGTCCTGGTCGCGTCCCTGCCGACGACCGCCGTCGGCAAGGTCGACAAGAAGGCCCTGCGGGCCCAGGTGAGGAACGGAGAAGCATCATGA
- a CDS encoding ABC transporter substrate-binding protein — translation MSRTTSKSAVRGIAVSACAALLLSACGGVVKEDGKNSDPAADLPDAEIVAPIAGMECTTDTEPTGDPIVVGGSLSLTGPLAPTATLHDAVADLVVDWVNDCGGIDGRPLEWKVLDDQGAPGTVTSNYERLIGDKVDFVMGPYGGAAALAGAGPVTRAGYAYPTATNGAPDKLIGENHFPSWQIGGGVTDPARMFDAQATTFVDALESGGNPPKSVFYATAKFPTTLSYAAATRPALEKAGAETVGDVEYDLGTTDFSSIAIRIQNADPDLVYVGGLGADITNLYQAFDAIGYTPKGIYVALPAPAAVQGLGDKAEGLLISSIYENHPPLGDTAVAKYFAKAYSEVAAKDKLFPLVETQAAAGFSAWQILLTGIQEAGVDNKAVIAWLNAHDVDTLVGTVNFDGYNNYGTDFTRVAQIQDGKRVLVWPKDVADAELVEKH, via the coding sequence ATGTCCCGCACCACCTCGAAGTCCGCCGTCCGCGGCATCGCTGTCAGCGCCTGCGCGGCGCTCCTCCTCTCGGCCTGCGGCGGCGTGGTCAAGGAGGACGGCAAGAACAGCGACCCGGCCGCCGACCTGCCCGACGCCGAGATCGTCGCGCCGATCGCCGGCATGGAGTGCACGACCGACACCGAGCCGACCGGCGACCCGATCGTGGTCGGCGGCTCGCTGAGCCTGACCGGCCCGCTGGCCCCGACCGCGACCCTGCACGACGCGGTGGCCGACCTGGTCGTGGACTGGGTCAACGACTGCGGGGGAATCGACGGCCGTCCGCTCGAGTGGAAGGTGCTCGACGACCAGGGCGCCCCCGGGACGGTGACCTCCAACTACGAGCGCCTCATCGGCGACAAGGTCGACTTCGTCATGGGCCCCTACGGCGGCGCCGCGGCTCTCGCCGGTGCCGGCCCGGTGACCCGCGCCGGCTATGCATACCCGACGGCCACCAACGGCGCGCCCGACAAGCTGATCGGCGAGAACCACTTCCCGTCCTGGCAGATCGGCGGCGGCGTCACGGACCCGGCCAGGATGTTCGACGCCCAGGCCACCACCTTCGTCGACGCGCTCGAGTCCGGCGGCAACCCGCCGAAGTCGGTGTTCTACGCCACGGCCAAGTTCCCGACCACGCTCAGCTACGCCGCCGCGACCCGTCCCGCGCTCGAGAAAGCCGGCGCCGAGACGGTCGGCGACGTCGAGTACGACCTCGGCACGACCGACTTCAGCTCGATCGCGATCCGGATCCAGAACGCCGACCCCGACCTGGTCTACGTCGGCGGCCTCGGTGCCGACATCACCAACCTCTACCAGGCGTTCGACGCGATCGGCTACACCCCCAAGGGCATCTACGTCGCGCTGCCCGCGCCGGCCGCCGTCCAGGGCCTGGGCGACAAGGCCGAGGGTCTGCTGATCTCGTCGATCTACGAGAACCACCCGCCGCTGGGGGACACCGCGGTGGCGAAGTACTTCGCCAAGGCCTACAGCGAGGTCGCGGCCAAGGACAAGCTGTTCCCCCTGGTCGAGACCCAGGCCGCCGCGGGCTTCAGCGCCTGGCAGATCCTGCTGACCGGCATCCAGGAGGCCGGCGTCGACAACAAGGCCGTCATCGCGTGGCTCAACGCCCACGACGTCGACACGCTCGTCGGCACGGTCAACTTCGACGGCTACAACAACTACGGCACCGACTTCACGCGGGTGGCGCAGATCCAGGACGGCAAGCGGGTCCTGGTGTGGCCCAAGGACGTCGCGGACGCCGAGCTCGTCGAGAAGCACTGA
- a CDS encoding fumarylacetoacetate hydrolase family protein, translating to MKFATYSDGTGETRAAVLQDGRLYAVPGAASVLDLIGEGLDALLEHGRAALASAVPVAVETVRLEAPLRPPSLRDSMCFHEHIVNCMGEVDPLHHEFPAFYLSNHAAVIGPEDDAAISPGCEQFDYELEVAAVIGRPGSNIRPEDARQHIVGYTTYIDWSARDLQFEEMSLRLGPAKGKDGATTLGPVLVSADELEPLRKDKGFDVAMSVAINGEPVSAGNWATIDWSFDDVVAYTSRGTHLVTGDVLGSGTVGRGCLFEHRALDPEGFRGWLQEGDVVTFEVDLIGRMDVRIAAPVTRHPLSSGH from the coding sequence ATGAAGTTCGCGACCTACTCGGACGGCACGGGGGAGACCCGGGCCGCGGTGCTCCAGGACGGCCGGCTGTACGCCGTCCCCGGCGCGGCCAGCGTGCTCGACCTGATCGGCGAGGGCCTCGACGCGCTGCTCGAGCACGGCCGCGCGGCGCTCGCGTCCGCCGTACCGGTGGCGGTGGAGACCGTCCGGCTCGAGGCGCCGCTGCGCCCGCCGTCGCTGCGCGACTCGATGTGCTTCCACGAGCACATCGTCAACTGCATGGGGGAGGTCGACCCGCTGCACCACGAGTTCCCGGCGTTCTACCTGTCCAACCACGCGGCCGTCATCGGCCCCGAGGACGACGCCGCGATCTCGCCCGGCTGCGAGCAGTTCGACTACGAGCTCGAGGTCGCCGCCGTGATCGGCCGGCCGGGCAGCAACATCCGCCCGGAGGACGCGCGCCAGCACATCGTCGGCTACACGACGTACATCGACTGGAGCGCGCGCGACCTGCAGTTCGAGGAGATGTCCCTGCGCCTCGGCCCGGCCAAGGGCAAGGACGGCGCCACCACGCTGGGGCCGGTGCTCGTCTCCGCCGACGAGCTCGAGCCGCTGCGCAAGGACAAGGGCTTCGACGTCGCGATGTCGGTCGCGATCAACGGGGAGCCCGTCAGTGCGGGCAACTGGGCCACCATCGACTGGTCGTTCGACGACGTCGTCGCCTACACCTCGCGCGGCACGCACCTGGTCACCGGCGACGTGCTCGGCTCCGGGACGGTCGGCCGGGGCTGCCTGTTCGAGCACCGCGCGCTCGACCCCGAGGGCTTCCGCGGCTGGCTGCAGGAGGGCGACGTGGTCACCTTCGAGGTCGACCTGATCGGGCGGATGGACGTGCGGATCGCCGCGCCGGTCACCCGTCACCCGCTCAGCTCCGGGCACTGA